TCCTAGAGGCGATGTAAAGGACATGGAATGcacaatctatactaattaaatCGCAAGCTGAAATAGAAATTGCAGATTGATTACACTGCAAATTGATTACATAGACTTACATAATCAGCTCAACACTTTCATTGATAGGTTTATTTCCATTAAAGTGTTTACAAGCTAATCTATTCATTGCCTAAGCGTAAGATGGCATGCTAAAGAGACAACGTCCAGCATTCAGTGTATATAGCAATATTCAAGTACTGATTTATTTCCATTAAAACATGTTCAAATGGAATCCTCCTtcagttttgaaaattttcctaATGTTAAACACATCAGCTAGTTAAACTCAACATTAGGCACTCATTAAAATGCACATACTTGAACTCAACCTCAGGCCATCAACATAACCCCACATAAGCAACAACACAAAACAGTGTAACAATATTTGAAGAACCTGAACAAACACTACATGATAGGGCATCACAAACCGAATTATAACACAGAGTAAGCTGAACAAATCACTCGCAAGTACAACTctgttttacattaaaaaaacagagtttAATTATAACACATATGAAGTTATCGAAATAAAAAGGAACACGAACACAAACACAGTAACAGAGCATCATAAACCGGAAGAAAAGCAGATCATGCAGCGGTAATAATAGAAAATGTAATATACAATTGGCATAACAAAGTAACAGAATTAAAATCAACCGAAACATACATAAtcaaacacaacaataacagaaatttttattctaaaccctaaacacaacaactgaaaattaaaaactacatTAATTTGTGCAACAGACACAGAGCAATTGACCTTAATTTTTCCTTTGCAACCGAGACAGAGATTGGTAAGATGCTTGGCCTTGAGCTTTCCAAGAGGACAATTTCGATGTTGTATTTGGTTCTGGCAAAGAAAACACAGAGCAAACGAAATTTGTGGTTAGAGAAAACAGTGTGTTTAGCAGATAAGCCACGATGTAAACAATTTTTCAGGTGAAGTTCGAAGAAAATTACCTGGGTCACAGTGTGTCTTCTTCAACCGAGAAAGAAGTTCGTCATAGCAGCAGATCGGTGGTAGATGGGCGTGATCTACACTGTGATACACACAGTGGTGATGATATGTGTGAGAGAATGGGTATTGTGGGTGTGTTTCCCTCGCTGTGAAACAGCTAGCTTGAAACGGAGAAGACTGATTTTTGGCTTGAAATCAAGAGGAGAAGGACTGATTTTTGGCTAGCTTGTCAAGAGGAGAAGGACTGATTTTTGGCTTCGGGCTACTTTGGAGGGGGAGAGCTCAGTGAGGGAGGTTAGAGCTTCAGTGAGGGACGTTagggctaattaatttttttggtaaagttattaatgtgttttctCTGAACAGCAGCCACGCAAGAAGCATATGGCAGATGCTTTTGATAAACCTGCGTTTGGAACGCAAAGACAGTGGGCCCCATGCTATTTGAAAACGCCGGTTGCTGTTAACCAAACAGCTTGTCAAATTAAAACGCCTGAAACGTGGACGTAACCACGTAACCAAACGGGCTCTTAGAAACACAGTTTAACCGTGtttgaaaacattttattttttttaaattaaattttttttatattttaaaattattttaatattaaaaataattttttaaaaataaaaaaatattattttaatatatttataaataaaaaatattttaaattataatcattattataatttcaaacaagCTATAAATTATTGTGAGTATACTTTAGTTATTTTAACTTGTCATACACAATTATAATCCAACCAAATCTCCTTTTTTTcgcatatattttaattaatggcagtataaataaattattggtaCCCTCCTCCTTTCCAAAAACAAGCATgtgcttgtttttgttttatttatttatgactaGACGAGTACTTGCCTTTatagaactcttttttttttaatgattgtaATGTGCATGGCCTATTCTTTCTCCTTTCATTTTTCCATGGATTTCCTCTTTCAATTTTTAGAACTGAAatttaagatagaaatctaaaATTCATAAACCTGCATAAGAGTGTATTGTtggtatttgattttgtatttaaaaagtattttttaaaaaattttaattttataattttaaatgattttaatatgctcATCTtgcaagtaaattttaaaaaataatttttttttattttaaatgtttttttttttaaattactactACTGTAATAATTCATTGCGGGCCGAAAATTGATTATGGGTAATCAAGGTCGGGCTCACTATACACGTGCCTGAGGTCAAACCAATTATTCGGTGATCCAATCGGTCCGCCATTTTAAACCTGGCGAGCGCCAGCAGCAGAGCTCCCAGACGTCAATCTCAATCTCCAGAAGACGAGCTACGAATCGAATCAAACACTCAGGAAGCTTTTCCCTTTTCCACTGAACGGTACCATCacttctttattttcaatttctctaaGATTTCTGTTTTAGATCTTAGGGTTTTCACTTCTAGGTTGCCCGTTAATCTTTACCAATTGTATTTGATTAGGTTGGATAGACGATGGAATACTCGGAACCTGTGACAGCAGAGATGGATACAGCGCAAGTTAATGCTGTCGCCGCCGCCGCCGGTCCTAGGAAACCTAGGATTCTACTAGCGGCAAGTGGGAGTGTAGCTGCTATTAAATTTGGGAATCTTTGTCATTGTTTTTCTGAATGGGCTGAAGTGAAAGCGGTTGCTACTAGGGCTTCTTTACATTTCATTGATAGAGCTGCATTGCCTAAGGATGTTGTGCTCTACACCGACGAGGATGAATGGTCGAGTTGGAATAAGATAGGAGATACTGTGCTTCATATTGAGTTAAGACGGTGGGCTGATATCATGGTTATTGCTCCTTTATCTGCTAATACGCTTGGCAAGGTAAGCTTCTTTTTCTGTCATTTGGCTACTTTCTGTATGgaaatcttccttttttttatatggtccATGTCTGGTATAACAAATATTGAACATAAATTTCCCTAGTTAAACCATATATGTGATTGAATTGTATATTTACCtgtagatattttaaaaatcctaAAGGAGAGAGGTAGAAACCACCATGTGGTGGAGGAATAATATTGCGTCTTTTGTGTCTCCACAGTGTATATCTAGCCAATAGGCTGCATGGACAGACTAGAATGGTTAATGTTTCGTACTGAATAAAGGATCACGGTAGTGTTATTTTGTTAAGTTCCTCTAACATTAGACATTGAGGATAAAT
The sequence above is drawn from the Populus alba chromosome 15, ASM523922v2, whole genome shotgun sequence genome and encodes:
- the LOC118057624 gene encoding probable phosphopantothenoylcysteine decarboxylase, with the protein product MEYSEPVTAEMDTAQVNAVAAAAGPRKPRILLAASGSVAAIKFGNLCHCFSEWAEVKAVATRASLHFIDRAALPKDVVLYTDEDEWSSWNKIGDTVLHIELRRWADIMVIAPLSANTLGKIAGGLCDNLLTCIVRAWDYSKPLFVAPAMNTFMWSNPFTERHLMSIDELGISLIPPVSKRLACGDYGNGAMAEPSLIYSTVRLFLESRSQAGDRRVG